The following DNA comes from Occultella kanbiaonis.
CGGCCCCGTAGGAGCGGCTCGCGAGGCCCGGTTGGTCGGTGGTCCGCTGGCCGTGGGCCAGCTCCGGTGGCCCGTACGGGGCCGGGCCGATGATGGTGAGCCAGCGGTCGATGTCCGAGTGCCAGGCCATGCTGCGCCGGGCGCCGAGGATGGGGACGGTGGGAGCCGTGTAGACGCCACTGTCGGCGGTGGACTCCAGCCCCGCGCTGACATAGGTGCCCTTCAGCGACTCGACGTCGCCGACGACGGCGAGCTCCGCCGTCGCCGGCATCGACTCCAGCTGCACCCGGCCGCCGCTCAGGCCGCTCGAGCCGGTGGCGACGAGCGTGCCGCCGGCCTGGACGAATGCGTCCAGGAGCTCGGCGACGCCGGGAGGCAGCGGCCCGACGTCGGGGAGCACGAGCACGCCGAACCGAGCCAGCGAACCGTCCACGGCGAGCCGCGCGACCTCCTCCAGGGCAAGCACGTCGGCGGCCAGATGGACCTCGGCGAGGGCGTCGAACCAACCGTGGAACTCCTCCGTCGCCCCGGCGGCATCGGCGGGTTCCCTGCCTGCGGCCGGCGGTCGGATCAGGGCGAGCGGCGCGATCGGACGGATGCCGGCATAGAGGTCCTGGTGATCACGGTGGAAGCGGGTGATCGCCCGGGCCGCGGGGAGCCCGGCGTAGGGGATGTCCCCGGGCACGCCCATGATGTAGGTCGACGGTGTTCCGCCGCGCGCGATCGTCTGGGCGAAGTAGGTGGCGAAGTGATGGGGTTCCTCGGCGGCCATGCGGTAGGGCATGTCCACGAACGCGACCGAGTTCACCAGGACCGGGGTGTGCTCGTGGGCGGTGCGGGAGGCGCTCACCGCGGCTGAGGTCGCGTACGGCCAGAGCGGACGTCCGATGGCGTTGTTCGCCTCGTGGAAGACGATGTCGCTGGAGTCACCGAGGATCAGTGCGGCCTCCGGCCGGCGGGACTTGATGTGATCACGGATCCGCTCGGTCAGGGTGGCGACCGTCTCCCGGGCGTAGGCACGCCAGCGCCCGTACTCGGCGTCGTCCGGACCCGCCGGCAACCGCGCACCACCGGCGAAGGCCGCGAACCCCGCCACGCACGCGTCGCAGTGACAGACACCGTGGTAGGTGCCCGCGTAGTCCACCTCGTTGAAGCCGAACCAGTTGCAGAAGAAGCCATCGACGTCGTAGCGGCCGAGCACCTCGTCCAGGACGTCGAGGGTTCGCTCCTGGTAGTAGCCGGCACTCGGGCACGTGCTCACCAGACCCTGGTAGATCTGGCGCCCACCGTCCGCGCTCCGGAAGCACCACTGCGGGAAGCGGTCGGCGATCCGGGGAGCGATCTTGGAGAAGTCCATCCGCGCCATGAGTCGGATCCCACGGTCCTTGGCGGCCCGGCGGCAGTCGCCGAACAGGTCGCCGCCGGGCCGCCGGGCCAGCAGCGGGTTGCGCGTCTGGAAGTCGAGATCGGTGGGATAGAAGGACAGGATGCCGCCGGCGTTGACGAGCCAGGTGTCGGCGCCGTGGTCCTCGATGGCGTCGAGGACGGCCTTCACGTCGAAGGTGACATCGGTCTCGCGCAGGTTGGTCTGGAACATCCGGAACGGTGCGTGCCACCAGCGGGTGGTCGGCTCCTGGTGCTGCTCCAGCGTGGACGTGGTCGTCACTGACCGGCTCCCTGTAGATCGTGGCGCCCTGGTCGGGCACGCACCGAAACTAGATCGATCTAGTAGGGATGTCAACCCCATGCATCGCACGGAGAAGGTGAATTGGCTGCCGGGTACTAGATCAATCTAGTTTCCACGCGACGAGAACTCGCCGGATCGGCGCGGACCAGTGGCCCGCTGCACCACGGCGCCGCGGGCGTGACCGGGGCGCCCCATGCGGGAGCGCGCGGACCCGGCCTATTCGCTCGGGATCTCCGGGATCCGGAGCATGCCCTCCTGGGCGATCGTCGCGACCAGCAGGCCGGACCGGTCGAAGACCTTCGCGACACCGAGGCCACGCCCACCGCTGGCGGACGGCGAGGACTGCGCGTACAGCAACCAGTCGTCCAGGTCGACGTCGCGGTGCCACCACATGGCGTGGTCGAGACTCGCCACGCTCGCGCCCCTGGTCCGCCAGCTGAGGCCGTGGCGACGCATGATCGGCTCGAGCATCACCTGGTCGCACGCGTAGGCGAGCATCGCGCGCTGCTGCAGCTGGCTGCCGGGCACCTCGGCCCGTGCGCGCATCCACAGGTACTGGGTGTCGGTCTGCTCCGCGGCCGGCTTCGTGAACAGGGCGCCGTCGACGTGCCTCATGTCGAAGGCGCCGTTGCGATAGAAGAACGCCGCGATCGGGTGGTCGAGCGCGTTGAAGAACTCGACGGAACTGGCCAGCTCCTCCGGCTGCGGCACCTGCGGCATGGTCTCGGCGTGGTCGAGGCCCTGCTGGGGTTCCTGGAAGGAGGTGATCATGGACAGGATCGGCTTGCCGAACTGGATGGCGTGGGTACGCCGGGCACTGAACGACCGGCCGTCGCGCATCCGCTCGATCGAGAACGTGATCGGCTCGTCGAGGTCGCCCGGGCGGAGGAAGTAGCCGTGCACCGAGTGCGGGAGCCGGTCGGGCGCCACGGTCCGCCCGGCGGCGAGCAGTGCCTGGGCGAGCACCTGGCCGCCGTAGACCCGTCCGTGGATCTGCGGCAGGGACCGGCCCGTGAACGTGTCCTCGTCGACCTGGTCCAGCTCCAGTGCGGACAGCACGGCCTCGAGTGGACGGGCCGGCTCCACCTCCTCGGTCACTGCGGCCCCCCGGGCTCTGCGGTGTTCACCAGGGAGAAGGCCGCGCGCTCAAGATAGTCGAGCAGGGTGGCCTCGTGCAGCGGG
Coding sequences within:
- a CDS encoding alpha-amylase family protein, with translation MTTTSTLEQHQEPTTRWWHAPFRMFQTNLRETDVTFDVKAVLDAIEDHGADTWLVNAGGILSFYPTDLDFQTRNPLLARRPGGDLFGDCRRAAKDRGIRLMARMDFSKIAPRIADRFPQWCFRSADGGRQIYQGLVSTCPSAGYYQERTLDVLDEVLGRYDVDGFFCNWFGFNEVDYAGTYHGVCHCDACVAGFAAFAGGARLPAGPDDAEYGRWRAYARETVATLTERIRDHIKSRRPEAALILGDSSDIVFHEANNAIGRPLWPYATSAAVSASRTAHEHTPVLVNSVAFVDMPYRMAAEEPHHFATYFAQTIARGGTPSTYIMGVPGDIPYAGLPAARAITRFHRDHQDLYAGIRPIAPLALIRPPAAGREPADAAGATEEFHGWFDALAEVHLAADVLALEEVARLAVDGSLARFGVLVLPDVGPLPPGVAELLDAFVQAGGTLVATGSSGLSGGRVQLESMPATAELAVVGDVESLKGTYVSAGLESTADSGVYTAPTVPILGARRSMAWHSDIDRWLTIIGPAPYGPPELAHGQRTTDQPGLASRSYGAGSAAYLPWTAGRTYDRLGTREIRDVLLSSVPGARTGPDGDPWGCLRLWAPEQLEHTVHRAADGRVVVHLVNHSGLRRRSYGPPIPITGVRITPPRGLHIAAATALVAGQDVPVTPAGELLLPAIETFDVITITTKENS
- a CDS encoding acyl-CoA thioesterase, producing MTEEVEPARPLEAVLSALELDQVDEDTFTGRSLPQIHGRVYGGQVLAQALLAAGRTVAPDRLPHSVHGYFLRPGDLDEPITFSIERMRDGRSFSARRTHAIQFGKPILSMITSFQEPQQGLDHAETMPQVPQPEELASSVEFFNALDHPIAAFFYRNGAFDMRHVDGALFTKPAAEQTDTQYLWMRARAEVPGSQLQQRAMLAYACDQVMLEPIMRRHGLSWRTRGASVASLDHAMWWHRDVDLDDWLLYAQSSPSASGGRGLGVAKVFDRSGLLVATIAQEGMLRIPEIPSE